The Ostrea edulis chromosome 1, xbOstEdul1.1, whole genome shotgun sequence genomic sequence ATAGAACAGACAATGTTGAATGTTAATAAGACGaatatttcgtgacgagcccctgtggtctgGTCCGtagcattttctcccttcccaTTACAATAATTAATAGCCAGCGCAGTGAGCCAGTGCAACTGCGAGCTTTAATGACTAGAGcacgggaaataatccgagctaaatctaaacctctaacaaggaaatttttttgacgccaatcccagaagtcccttgtcaaaaatggcagagatctcgcaaagtcacaccttggaatatgattgtgaacttacgtggattatcatcctaatcttgtggcctcctagctccaaaattcagtgcaccattaggcaaaatgtttaacgaagtgcaatgtttaagaaaggcaggctaagatgatgtgtgacgtcatgtctacattttgacgtacgtcataataagactgacagtggtggatctaaatacatacttgttatttccatttgtatagacatgtacataatatggcattgaatacaaattgtgtataatcgactgcaaaccacaaatctgattaaaatactaaattctcaatgGGAATTTATTATTCTAACAAGACAAAAGGTTAAATTGTTAGAATATGGGAGGGAACAcagctatttaaaaaattacaaaatatctaTGGAATTCGGTCGGatggaaaacatttttttttcgcaactaaaaataataagtgcttgaatccatttccttttaattaacatgtccggtaatgcaaaccacaatgaccccccctcccccctccatccctcatgataaccaaccatgccacttgctattaacgactgaaaaatcattaattaattctagttttgtgaagATTCCTTACAACAACAGTGGAGAGGGGCTtaaatatgttgcaattttattcaataattatatgtgaatgctgaaatatttcatcattgtgtacaactaggattatgtacactgtacaataatattaaaaaaattgttcgaattttctcttttggaacataccattgctacaaggggattatcatatgaatttcatttgtttaaaaattagataggaGCGCATGGTGGTGGGTGGGGGTGATCCGCGCATATATGTACATGCCCAATAGttgaatttattgatttatttaaatttatcattatattgaaatgcgttttatGTTCCAAGGCATTGCTGTTtacacagttttacaaacttgaaaggtttgggcatttttatcatacaattacaCTGTAGTAACTTTAAAAAATGAGAGTAGAAGAAAGGAAAGTAAATGCAGTCGACTGCTGagagcatacagttcagaacatTTCGCACGTCACAGTGAaggcaacagaaatgaaatgcaTATATAGCTTAAAAGTATTTCAATAGCATTAATATAGGCCTATACatcttttaatgatttttaatataaaaccctgggagaaaTCTGAACATGAAGCTgagctcgctcaaacggtagcactgTCAACATAATAGATATGGCTACTCTACCTTAAGAATTTGTTGCGTGGATATTGGAGGCTTCGGCTCAGGTTTTTCTTCTTCCATTGTTGGTTTGATTGACTTCAGGCATctacaatttaattaaaatgcaTACGACGATACATACTATAGTactataaacatgataaactgTCAGATCAAGTAGCAGGCCTATCATTATCTGACAAACACTCAAGAGCTTGTAGTTTGACGTGGGATTTAACACACCATCTTCCTATCATCTATTTTTGCATATCCTCTCAGCCCAGCCTTATTTCCGATCCAATGTAAACCTCAGATTATCATGGTTCAACGTCAACTCATCTTCATCattggaactcttctgtattGAAGATAGAATGAGACTTACACAAGTATTGCACTTCCGGTAATTTCccaaacaaatatgtacctgGCACTGGGCTTGATTCTTTAATTATGGCGTACTTTCAGCCAACAGGACAGAAAAGACTGACAAATGTAGCAGTGGTTAGACTTAAAAAAGGAGGCAAACGATTTGAAATAGCCTGTTATCCAAATAAAGTCGTTTCATGGAGAAATAAAGTGTAAGACATTTAATAGATctgtaaaaatgaataaatgggTCGTGATATCAGTAGTGTGAATGGGAAGTGAATAAAACTCCGATATGCAGCTACACAACTTGCTGATTTTACTCGTAAAGCTTTTTATAGGTTGAAACAGTCTTTGCTCGTTCAAAATAATTTATCTGTGAAACTCTTCTGAAACTACATTGCTCACTAATCCTTCATGGTTCTGAAGTAATTGGATCATGGATTTTACTATAAATTTCCTCAACTGTGATCATCTAGCCTTTGAAAAACTACAACATCTTATATATAAAGATGTGTTGGGTACAcgaagaaaaactttaaatttggCAATCTAGGAACTTTCCCTGTCCGTTTCAAAGTTCTTATGGCTATGTTTGAATATTACAAAAGATTAAATGGTCTTAATACTTTAGAAATTATGTTACCTATAAAATTCTCAAAGCAGCTAAACTAGAAAGATACTTAACTTTTTGTTATTGGTTGTGAGGATTACTGGTAAAGATGCCTAACACATATCTTGAAAGATAACTAAAACTAACATCATtagacatttttatgcccccgagatccaagatcgggggggggggggggggggagctttgatatttcacatgagtattccttttgacaaaacctttccgtgggtaccaacatttttgacccagtgaccttggagtttgacctactttttgaaaactttaaccttgctaataacttttgaacagtaagtgatagagctttgatatttcacatgagtatcccttgtgacaagacctttccatgggtaccaacatttttcacccagtgaccttggagtttgacctactttttgacaattttaaccttgcttataacttttgaacagtaagtgatggagctttgatatttcacatgagtatcccttgtgacaagacctttccatgggtactaaaccttttgaccttgacatttgacctacatttaattttttttttacattggtcataacttctaaatggtaaatattagagctttcatattgtacaggagcatttcttgtgacaagatttttctactggtaccaagatatttgtccttgtgaccttggccatcttcggaattggccattattgagggcatttgtgtttcacaaacatcttGTTTAATCTACATTTTATTTTAGGTGCTATTTACTCaaatttaacatcaaaattggCAATATGCAACTCCAGAACATTGAATTTGCAAAGTTCTTGGGTAAATTGTATACTCCTTTAGTAAAATTATGAAAGACTATGAACTGGAAGTGAATCTGAAATTCCCAAGCAATAAAGTTATGCGATTTGTTATCATGTACTCAGCAAAAGTTAGAATTTCTTCACACCCTTTAGAAATTGATACCGGGTTCAACACTAATGCTAGTCCGGTTGGCTGAGGCAAGTAAATTTTGCCCAGGACTATCAGAATATAAGTTATGAGTAGTCCGGTGAACTACTGAAAAATCAAAAACCTAATGAAATGGATTAATGTGTAATCTTGAACACAACCACATTCATTCTGCTATTAGAAAATTATAGCTTGTAACACTGTAATTCAAGCCTATAATCTACATTCAAAAACGTCATGGTTTGATAAATAACTCGTTAAAATCAGAGGCTAAATTGAGTTTATTAGAAGGTCACTTTGCAGCAGAAATGCAGGATTTTGCTTCTAGATTGAGAATTTTCCGCGGTAGACCCCCTGCCACTATATGGGGAAAGCCCTATCCCCTTGTAGCTTTTCCTCCGGCAGCCATACTAGCTACTGACCTAGCAGGACTACTTAATTACGGAATCTACCAGTCCTTTGGACTACTATGGTGAAAAAGTGTATGTTGAACACTGGAATCTGGTAGATATGTTTGAAACCTTGTGTACTGAAAGATTCTCAATATTGTCGTTTTTAAACAACTGTGGTAGAAGATGAATTACATTTTATCTATGACTCTACTACCAAAAATTTTCTATATGcttacaaattttaattttgtgaaAGAAAATCATGGCAAAGAATTGTGTAACCTAATGATGTTCAAGCTAGAATGGTGTTCAAGCTAGAAtgctataaatatttacatgagtGCTTTGAAATGTGCTCTTGTAGTAGAGAGCAAACTGTACAATTATAGaatgtataatatatgttaAACATGTATCAGCATCTCAACCTTCCAGTGCACCAAATTAGCAACAGGCTTGAGATTGTTATAACTTTGGAAAACATTCCCATTAGTCTGGTGATGCAttcctttcttcttttttgtaaTATTGTGCTTCATGTAATTGTATGCCAGTACATTTGGTGAAAtcaaaataagataaataaatAGAAGTGACAGAGATATAATCTGTGTGTATTTGCTTCAATGATATCATTTCATGCAAATTCTTTGAAATGCagcaaaatgttgaaaatattaCACATTTTGCTTTAGAAATGATAGCATGCAGGCATAATCAGACACTCTTTTCACATATTTCATATTATTAAGATCATCATTTTATGTGTTATAGCAGTAAACTGTGTCTAATAACGCCTTGCTTTAAGctgaaaatcatattttcaaaaatatgaaattagcACTAACAGTAATGTAATAATTTTTACCTCTTTTAAAACAAGGTGGTATTCCTAAGTTTTATGTAGCAATTGAATAGTTTGATCTCAAAATGTAACATAAGGGGCAGAAAATAGTCACTATCACACAGATAGTCCATTTTCAATGCTAAAACATTTAGAAATTGCATCTTTTGAGATAGAGTAGTTTATGGATAAGCAATCTAAATTCTGAACTTCATGGCTTTATTCTTGAAACTTGAGGAATGCAATACATTGAATTAAAATGTTGCGATGAAATTTTGAGCTGTATAAGAAAGAACGTGGAATTTTAATCAAAACTTTGTTTCTGTTTAAGAGAAACTGACATAGATGAAGTTCTTCAAACACATGCAGTTTTTGTCAATGTATCAAAGGGAGAAGTTGCAAAGAATGAGgatttgaagaaaatatttgGCACAGATAATCAGTCAGAGATTTGTTTGCAGGTAACATTAATTTGAATTACATTATTACACTTTTTAAATGTTACTGTCAGTGTTTGATATAACTGTGCGAGTCACTGCCCGAGATGTTACTGTCAGTGTTTGATATAACTGTGCGAGTCACTGCCCGAGATGTTACTGTCAGTGTTTGATATAACTGTGCGAGTCACTGCCCGAGATGTTACTGTCAGTGTTTGTTATAACTGTGCGAGTCACTGCCCGAGATGTTACTGTCAGTGTTTGTTATAACTGTGCGAGTCACTGCCCGAGATGTTACTGTCAGTGTTTGATATAACTGTGCGAGTCACTGCCCGAGATGTTACTGTCAGTGTTTGTTATAACTGTGCGAGTCACTGCCCGAGATGTTACTGTCAGTGTTTGTTATAACTGTGCGAGTCACTGCCCGAGATGTTACTGTCAGTGTTTGATATAACTGTGCGAGTCACTGCCCGAGATGTTACTGTCAGTGTTTGATATAACTGTGCGAGTCACTGCCCGAGATGCATAAATTTTGCCGTAGGCGAACACATTTCTTTGTAGAGATGCCCGACTGGATGTGTTAAACTTCCCactaaataaaatttagaaatatcaaaTCTACTTATCATACTGGGAATGAAGTAGTAACTAGCCAAGGGGctttatgaaattatatatgATCAGGATCGAAGTTATTGGAATCGAGTCCTATAGTCACATAATTGCTTTAATTAGAAGATAGCTATTAATAAaagcaattttgaaaattatttcctcAGGTCTTTGGCAGGGCTGACATTTTTCACAGGCTGTCAGCCCTGCACGTCTAGCTAATTTTACCATGAGTTTCAAACACTGTTGCTGTATCAGATCACCTGACCCATATAGAATCTAGTCATCTTTTGTATAACAGTAAAAATTTTCCACAAAGCGTCCTTGCGTAAATATTAAAATTGGGTGgtgtgttttaaaaatatatcaagaaccactgggtgtccaattccaaaaaaGACAGTAAAATTctgataattttcttttattgtgTAGATCATGTCCCCTGGGATCAGATTTGGTGACAATTGTGATTGAAAGTTTTACACGGGAAAACCTATAGCCAACTTctgaaaaacaataatattGTAATTCATGAAAACAATATACAAGCATTTTTATGTTGtctactttcaagtttgttcaaatcatggtccgtCCCAGAGGTCAGTATTTGGGTCAcaatggggggaggggggtcatatttaattgtaaaatggaatttattcataaatagaagttttgaaatatgCTCAAGAACAACAAGTTTGTGAAAACAAATAAGAATTTAAATcaaaaattcagtttgttataGCACCTGAGGTTGGTCCACAGTAGGGgtttagatttttaaacatgGATATATTGGAGAAAAAATCTGTAGATTTAAGTCCTTtattaaaaattgtaaaaacaaTAGGCAAGTATCCTCATGTAGCAAaatacaagtttgttaaaagtcTGGCCCTTGTGATAAGGTCACAATACAGTGTTCAAAGTGTTGAACAATATCTGTATAGAAAAATGATGTTTAAAATGTTCTTCCCATTTGAAGAATGGCTACATTTTTACCATGTATGCAAACCTCCACCTCCACCCCCTCATGGGGCAAAGGGTTAAGATGCAATTAAGGTTTACATTGGAATTACTTAAGTTCCTCTCATCAGCAAGACAATTACAATGtgagaaaataatatataaccATGTAACGGTAGTATAAATTAAGATGTGTAAGAATTATGAACCCTTGGGTTAGATTGGGTCTACAAGTATGAAACCCAGAGATATGTGGGAATCTCTCTCAGTATTTCAAAGAGCAGTAAAGTAATTAcagaatatcaaaataatatgcaaGCAGCTCATTGGCTTCTTAAAGATTTGAGATTTGATttgcaattttcaaatattttgtgtttttttggttgttgtcaGATACTGAAAAAGGGAGAGTTGCAAGTATCCGATAAGGAACGACATGCGCAGCTAGAATCTATGTTTAGAGACATTGCAACAACAGTTTCAGAAAAGTGTGTGAATCCAAAAACCAATCGTCCCTACACTGTCACTTTGATTGAAAAGGCCATGAAAGACCTTCATTTTTCGGTGAAACCAAACAAAAGTACAAAACAGCAGGTACTATGTGATCTAGATTTTAATTATGCTACATTGTTATTATAattaatcatattttcattggaCAGCAATGTCAGTTTGTACATCGATATATCAGTCCATCTACGTTTTGAAaactgtttttagctcacctgagctgaaagctcaagtgagcttttctgatcgtctgTTGTACGTcatctgtttgtaaactttttacatttttgacttcttctccagaaccactgggccaatttcaaccaaagttagccaaaagcatccttgggtgaagggctttcaaatttgttcaaatgaagggccatgtctctttgaaaggggagataatcacaaaaatgtaaaaatagggtggggtcatttaaaaatcttcctctcaagaaccactgggccagaaaagctgaaatttacatgcagattcaagtttgttcaaatcatgcccccccccccccccccccccccccccaggggttggatggggccacaataggggatcaaagttttacatacaaatatataggatatatctttaaatatcttcttctcaagaaccactgagtcagaaaagctgatatttacatgaaagcttcctgacataatgcagattgaagtttgttaaaatcatggtccctggaggttgaatggggccacaataggggatcaaatttttacatgcaaatatataggaaaaatcttcttctcaagaaccactgagccagaaaagctgagatttacatgaaaactttctgacatatttcagatttacgtttgttaaaatcatggtccctgggggtagggatggggccacaaggggtgATCagagttttgcatacaaatatattgggaaaatctttaaaaatattcttctcaaaaactactgggccaggaaagtggaaatttacatgaaagcttcctgacaaagtgcagattcaagtttgcaaaaatcattgctccctgggggtaggatggggccacaaggggggatcaaagttttacatatatatatgtaagactccaaagtgcgatggtactccaaagtgcgatggtcacgccaaagtgcgatggtctgcgccaaaccccgatggtgtggcACTCCAAAGTACGATGGTCCtcactcatgcgccaaagtgcgatcgTCTGACACGCTAAAGTGCGATGTTGTGACTTGCCGAAATcgattggtttgtaaacgacactgtgttttgtaaaaatcatggcccacgaGGGTAgtttgaggccacaataggggatcaaagttttacatggaaatatatagggaaaatctttaaaaatcttctcaagagccaatgagccagaagagctgagatttacatgaaagcttcctgacatagttcagattcaagtttgttcaaatcatggccctgggggtatgttggggccacaataggggatcaaagttttacatgggaaattgggaataaatagaaaaaatctttaaaaatcatcctctcaagaaccaatgggccagaggagccgaaatttacatgaaagattcctgacatagacgatagtgcagattcatgtttgtaaaaatcatggcctccaggagtaggttggggccacaatacggactaaggttttacaagcaaatatatatggaaagtcttcagatatgggccaaggtaactcaggtgagcgatgtggcccttgggcgtCATgttcagttctgggctgatggtGCTTGAACACCGTTGGTATTAGTGtatcacactagagggcaattacattgaaaaagaagaggtggatctcaaccagaaataagttaggctggttacttattaaCTCAGCCTCGAAAACCAGCTTAAGCTTATCTGATGAAGCTGATATCTGGGATTGGGTTAGGATGTGGCCAGGGTATCAAACCTTGAcataatattaaaacatttcctCAATAATCTAATCATTTCAATGTATTGCAGATTCATATTCAACTAGGGTTGGGTTTCAATAGGAactaaaagttttacatgagaatatgtagaaaataaaaagaaattctaCAGTAGCAGGACCatactaaatcatatcaatatgtgTGAATTCactggtttttagctcaccttagtTGTTCTGATCATCcattgtccatcgtctgtccgtctgtctgtaaacttttcatactttcaacttcttctccagaaccacttgactgatttcaactaaacttgatacaaatcatcctttggtgaaaggaattgaagtttgttcagatgAAGGGCTattccccttcaaaggggagattattacaaaaatgcaaaaatagggtggggttatttaggaatcttcttaagaaccactgggccagaaaagctgaaatttacatgaaagcttcttgacatagtggagatttaAGTTTGCTAAAAATCATgactcccaggggtaggatggggccacaataggagatcaaagttttacatgctaatatatagggaaattatttgaaagtcttcttctaaagaaccattAAGCCATAAGAGTAGAGATTTACCTATAAGCTTCCTGGTATAAACCACtggactaggaaagtacaaatttacgtggaagcttcctgacatagtgcagattcaagtttgttaaaaccatgctCCCCgggggtggggccacaataggagatcaaagttttacatacaaatatatagggaaaatccttaaaaatctttttctcaagaaattgggctagaaaaatttacatttacatgaaagcttcctgatatagtgcaggttcaagtttgtaaaaatcatagcccccgagagtaggttggggccacaataaggataaaagttttacatgtgaatatgtagagaaaatctttaaatatgggccaaggtgactcaggtgagggATGTgttccatgggcctcttgttttttttggAGCCTTGGGTTAAGTTGGGGGTAAATtaggggaaaaaaatctttaatatcTTTTAAGATATCTTGTCCAGAACAGCAAGttatttatattgatattgaatCATCCTAATGTTGTGTTGATGAAAGTTTGGTAAAGTCATAACACCATGGGGCATGATATGGTCACACTTTGTTAGGGGATTAAAGAGAGTAAAAGTCTTCtgagcagggccaaggtgactcagatgagtgTTGTGGCTTATCAGTCTGGTTTTGAACTTGACCCTTaatgatgacgatgatgatgatgtgCATATTTTGGACGATTTGCAGTACTCTTGTAAATATTGGTATTTGCTTGAACAGGCCTTAGAAGTTATAAAGCAGCTGAAGGAAACACAGACTATTGACATACAGAGAGCATTGATGAGGCTTAGGATAATGGTTCCAGGTAACTCAGAAGTTCTTGTCAGTGCATGAACAAATAAAAGAAAGGCTTCACATGGAACATTTATACGTATTCAGCATACCTTGTAGGTACACAGACTCAGTTAAGATAAAGATCTCACCCGGAACAGAGGGGGTTTAACAGTCAATTCTGCACTCATATGGCTCTCCAAAAACCTATTATAATGTAGTgaatatatgataaatatcaGATTTAGTAAAATTCCCAAAGATGAGAACATTACAATTGTCTCTTATTTTCTGTTAGAAAGTTCTCATACAGTGATAGTGAAAATGCATCCAATTATTGTGCATGCGTTTTTTCAGAAATCATTTATTCTTTTTGTGAAAAGTtatgaatttgtcattttatgtCACTTGGAGttcttgaattaaaaatttgaCAGGAAAAGATGGAAAGAAAGTAAAGGAAAAATTGAAGAAACTTGCAACTAGAGTggaagaagaagatttttctcCAGATCTTGAAATGGTAGGTTCAGTCTACagtaagtatatacatgtaatatcaaatgttacatttttCATATACTATGCCAAAAGGTTGTAGTAGTCAGGGTTTTGATAAATAGTGCTTGACCTAAAGGGAAGTGCACTATTTGTCAAAATCCTGACTACTATTTTGACATAGTATGcaaaaaatataacatttatgATTATTATGCTGACTGtccatatttacatttcaatgtAACAAAAAGTGATCACTTCAATGACACTTCCAAAGTGGAATGATGCGGATATTTTAAATGCAGTATTGATTAATTTGTTATTCCATTGAGGCATGATCATCAAAAATGGATGATATTAAACTCATCATTTTTGTGTCAGTCAAATATCTGGATGAGTTTGTATTAATTAATAGTTATAAActttagtttatatatatatattttatcctCGATAAGGGAAGATTGCTGCAGTGGTGTAGTGGATAGCGCATTTGCTTAGCAAGTGCACTGCCCTGCCCCAGGTTCGAATCCACATATTTgagcacatttttttttttcggaatAAATATAGTTAAATTGGAAAAGTTAGAAGATAAAAAAGTAAAGTTACACAAAGAAATAGTGAAAGTGTACATATATCTACGCTCTATGCAAAAAAAATTAGGGTAACAAAGAAAGCATAGTAATTctcaatacatatacatgtttatacacccatattatcaaaatattataattttcttAATCATGTCACAAAATCATGTAACAGGAACAGGAGGAtcaaattattttcctaaaagttatagtggatccaagaagggtggaggatgtaaaatagcttgtgagcACTTCTCATATATGGCTTATCTGGTAGActttaaactttgtacaatgcttcattgccatttgtagatgtgcatattgtagggacaggaggatccaataattttcctaaaagttatagtggatctaagaggggttgaggatgtaaaatagcttgtgaacgcttctcctcctatattgCTTATCtaatagatttgaaactttgtacaacaTGCtccattgccatttgtagatgtgcaaattgtcaggacaggaggatccaattattttcctaaaatttatagtggatctaagaggggtttAGGattttaaaatagcttgtgaactcTTCTCCTTTATGGCTTATCCATAgactttgtacaatacttcaatgccatttgcagatgttcatattgtagggacaggaggatccaattgttatcttaaagttatagtggatctaagatgggtggagggtgtaaaatagtttgggaacacttctcctatgtggcttatgggagttcataatgtctatgttcctgtccatgctttctcctccataccatacagtacattaataataattaagtattctttaatattaaaataaaattctaaaaatttaAGGTCACCCATTCTTGTCCTTTGAGTATAAGATCCTGGAATTTTCCTCATAGtaatattttctagatttaaataACAAGGTACTCATCTATAATTTTACTAGTGGGATCATTTTGTGCATCA encodes the following:
- the LOC125650667 gene encoding ribosome maturation protein SBDS-like; translation: MAYFQPTGQKRLTNVAVVRLKKGGKRFEIACYPNKVVSWRNKVETDIDEVLQTHAVFVNVSKGEVAKNEDLKKIFGTDNQSEICLQILKKGELQVSDKERHAQLESMFRDIATTVSEKCVNPKTNRPYTVTLIEKAMKDLHFSVKPNKSTKQQALEVIKQLKETQTIDIQRALMRLRIMVPGKDGKKVKEKLKKLATRVEEEDFSPDLEMVILVDPGCFREVDDLVRTITKGKGQLEVISLKDIEEGDEML